In the Flavobacterium sp. J372 genome, one interval contains:
- a CDS encoding RNA polymerase sigma factor, translating into MATSSEQSFVTQLQQNQNLIHKICRLYTNDEDSHKDLFQEITIQLWKAYPQFRGDSKFTTWAYRVGLNTAITLYRKKKRSIDTIEFDTKIHRFTHDEYNYEEEEHIKLLYQAVHQLNDIEKALVFMYLEDKDYAEIAETLGISEVNARVKMNRIKGKLKKILNP; encoded by the coding sequence ATGGCAACTTCATCAGAGCAATCTTTTGTAACGCAGCTTCAGCAGAACCAAAACCTGATCCACAAGATTTGCAGGCTGTATACCAATGATGAAGATTCGCACAAAGACCTTTTCCAGGAAATAACCATACAGCTCTGGAAGGCCTATCCGCAATTCAGGGGCGACAGCAAATTCACAACGTGGGCCTATCGAGTGGGGCTTAATACTGCCATCACGCTTTATCGCAAAAAAAAGCGCAGTATAGATACCATTGAGTTTGATACCAAAATACACCGCTTTACACATGATGAGTACAATTATGAAGAGGAAGAGCATATAAAACTGCTGTACCAGGCTGTGCACCAGCTTAATGATATTGAGAAAGCGCTGGTGTTCATGTATCTTGAAGATAAAGATTATGCAGAGATAGCTGAAACACTGGGTATCAGCGAAGTAAATGCCCGCGTAAAAATGAACAGGATTAAAGGAAAACTGAAAAAAATACTTAATCCGTAA
- a CDS encoding DUF6428 family protein, translating to MKLSEIKEILPGLTNVAFQLEDGSFVPEHFHVTEVGLITRDFIDCGGTIRNEKVVNFQLWDADDYEHRLKPRKLLNIINLSERKLNIGDYHVEVEYQSATIGKYDLDFNGQHFILKNKMTACLAQESCGVPETNERVSSSEILSNTANSCAPGGGCC from the coding sequence ATGAAACTATCAGAAATTAAAGAGATCCTGCCGGGCCTTACCAATGTGGCTTTCCAATTGGAAGATGGCAGCTTTGTGCCTGAACATTTCCATGTAACCGAGGTTGGTTTAATCACGAGAGATTTTATTGACTGCGGAGGTACCATCAGAAATGAAAAAGTTGTGAATTTCCAGCTTTGGGATGCTGATGATTACGAGCACAGGCTAAAGCCGCGAAAACTCCTGAATATCATAAACCTTAGTGAGAGGAAACTGAATATAGGCGATTACCATGTTGAGGTTGAATACCAGTCTGCCACAATTGGTAAGTATGACCTTGATTTTAATGGTCAGCATTTTATACTAAAAAATAAAATGACGGCCTGCCTCGCGCAGGAAAGTTGTGGTGTGCCTGAAACAAACGAAAGAGTTTCCTCATCGGAAATTTTATCAAATACGGCTAACAGCTGTGCTCCTGGCGGAGGATGCTGCTAA
- a CDS encoding DUF3810 domain-containing protein, which produces MIKKKHVLPLLLLLQIIIVNILAAFPEFVEKYYSNGLYPFIAAGSRSIFGLVPFSVGDIIYGIVLVFAFRWLWLKRKTWGRALWGNVLGLLSFMSVFYFLFHLLWAMNYHRVPLHEKMGMEKKYELAELIPFTKKLIAKTNAMQVQITGNDSTKVVNPYTIAQIYDMSLNGYNRVSAKYLYFKYERESIKSSLISTPLSYMGFGGYLNPFTNEAQVNANLPLYNLPTTTCHEMAHQIGYASESEANFIGYLASVDNEDVYFQYSGYSFALKYCMRSIEKLDEKTAESLVPLINKGVRKNFKESKDFNEKYSSFIETGFEFFYDNFLKLNKQKDGLEGYSKFVGLLVNYHKQKEL; this is translated from the coding sequence ATGATAAAGAAAAAACACGTACTGCCGCTTTTACTCCTCCTGCAAATCATCATCGTCAACATATTGGCGGCCTTTCCAGAGTTTGTAGAGAAGTATTACAGTAACGGTCTCTACCCTTTTATCGCGGCGGGTTCCAGGAGTATATTCGGACTGGTGCCGTTTTCGGTGGGCGACATTATTTACGGCATTGTGCTGGTATTTGCTTTTAGATGGCTTTGGCTAAAGCGTAAAACATGGGGCAGGGCGCTTTGGGGTAATGTGCTGGGGCTGCTGTCGTTCATGTCGGTTTTTTACTTCCTGTTCCACCTTCTTTGGGCAATGAACTACCACCGCGTCCCGCTTCATGAAAAAATGGGAATGGAAAAGAAATATGAACTGGCAGAGCTTATACCGTTTACCAAAAAACTCATCGCGAAGACCAACGCCATGCAGGTGCAGATTACAGGTAACGATTCTACTAAGGTTGTTAATCCCTACACTATCGCGCAGATATATGACATGTCACTGAACGGATACAACAGGGTCTCTGCAAAATACCTGTACTTTAAGTATGAAAGAGAAAGCATAAAGTCATCACTGATAAGCACACCGCTGTCTTACATGGGCTTTGGCGGCTACCTTAACCCGTTTACTAATGAGGCACAAGTAAATGCTAACCTGCCACTATATAACCTCCCTACAACTACCTGCCACGAAATGGCCCACCAGATTGGCTATGCCAGCGAAAGCGAGGCCAACTTCATAGGCTACCTGGCATCGGTTGATAATGAAGATGTTTACTTTCAGTATTCGGGTTACTCTTTTGCCTTGAAATATTGTATGCGCAGCATTGAAAAATTGGATGAGAAAACCGCCGAAAGCCTTGTGCCACTCATCAACAAGGGCGTTCGCAAAAACTTTAAAGAAAGTAAAGACTTTAATGAAAAGTATTCGTCATTCATAGAAACCGGGTTTGAATTTTTCTACGATAACTTCCTTAAGCTCAACAAGCAGAAAGACGGGCTTGAGGGTTACAGCAAGTTTGTTGGGCTGCTGGTTAATTACCACAAGCAAAAAGAATTATAG
- a CDS encoding protein-tyrosine-phosphatase, producing MSNKVTLYPEIEAVVNGFEFENLLEERKEVLQPLINFIQAKSSQQEEIRLNLICTHNSRRSHLAQIWAQAAAAYYQIPQVYCYSGGTESTAMFPAVVQTLKQTGFKIQALSTGNNPVYAVKYAENEHPVVAFSKTYYNDFNPKEGFAAIMTCSQADGGCPFIAGAEKRIAITYEDPKEFDKSEQQAEKYKERSLQIGLEMFYVFSQIRK from the coding sequence ATGTCAAATAAAGTTACACTTTATCCGGAAATTGAAGCTGTTGTTAATGGTTTTGAATTTGAAAACCTATTAGAAGAGCGCAAAGAAGTTCTTCAGCCATTAATCAACTTTATTCAAGCAAAAAGCTCGCAACAGGAAGAGATACGGTTGAATCTGATTTGCACGCATAATTCCCGCAGGAGCCACTTGGCACAAATCTGGGCGCAGGCGGCGGCAGCCTATTACCAAATTCCTCAGGTGTATTGTTACTCGGGCGGAACGGAATCAACTGCAATGTTCCCGGCAGTTGTGCAAACACTGAAACAAACCGGTTTTAAAATACAAGCCCTTTCCACAGGCAATAATCCTGTCTACGCTGTGAAGTATGCTGAGAACGAGCATCCTGTAGTTGCGTTTTCAAAAACATATTACAATGACTTCAATCCCAAAGAAGGCTTCGCAGCAATAATGACCTGCTCTCAAGCTGATGGAGGGTGCCCCTTCATTGCCGGTGCAGAAAAAAGGATAGCTATTACTTATGAAGATCCCAAGGAATTTGACAAATCAGAACAGCAGGCTGAAAAGTATAAAGAGCGTAGCCTTCAAATAGGTCTTGAAATGTTTTATGTATTCTCGCAAATCAGGAAATAA
- a CDS encoding helix-turn-helix transcriptional regulator — MGVSKSGLFTESHNKIADMAKALAHPARIAIIEYLLKAKSCICGDIVNELPLAQPTVSQHLKELKNAGFIKGTVEGTAICYCLDKDAVVMLRDYFDAISSQLNSDSEDCC; from the coding sequence ATGGGAGTATCGAAATCAGGGTTGTTCACAGAAAGCCATAATAAGATAGCCGACATGGCAAAAGCGCTGGCCCACCCGGCAAGGATAGCGATTATAGAATACCTGCTAAAAGCAAAATCATGTATTTGCGGTGATATCGTAAATGAGCTTCCGCTGGCACAGCCTACGGTTTCGCAACACCTGAAGGAGCTTAAGAATGCAGGATTTATAAAAGGTACTGTTGAAGGTACCGCTATATGCTATTGCCTTGATAAAGATGCTGTTGTAATGCTTAGGGATTATTTCGATGCAATTTCAAGCCAGTTAAATTCAGATTCAGAAGATTGCTGTTAA
- a CDS encoding TraB/GumN family protein, translating to MKKILLALLAVAGFTANAQKLDNALLWKITGKGLTQPSYLFGTIHITCDATLDAKTKKALDDTKQIYLELDMDDPGMQAAMMGGIMMKDGVTMSSLVSAEDFKIVDEFLTKNVRMSAKMMDSFKPALISAMLYPKMIDCPMQSFEMELMKEAVAQNEEILGLESVADQMNVFDAIPYKDQMNELVKTAKGGINKDKKEFAKLMAVYQSKDIEGMHKLMDESENKMYSKFEDVMLDNRNKKWIPVIEAAAKRHLLSLLSARHTWPEITA from the coding sequence ATGAAAAAGATTTTACTGGCGCTGCTTGCCGTTGCAGGATTTACCGCCAATGCCCAAAAACTTGACAATGCCCTGCTGTGGAAAATCACCGGCAAAGGGTTAACCCAACCGTCATACCTTTTCGGTACCATACATATCACCTGTGATGCCACGCTTGATGCTAAAACCAAAAAGGCGCTTGATGATACGAAGCAAATTTACCTGGAGCTTGATATGGATGACCCCGGCATGCAGGCAGCCATGATGGGCGGCATAATGATGAAGGATGGCGTTACAATGAGTTCACTCGTTTCTGCGGAAGATTTTAAGATTGTAGATGAATTCCTGACAAAAAACGTTAGGATGTCGGCCAAAATGATGGACAGCTTTAAGCCGGCGCTAATTTCAGCAATGCTGTACCCGAAGATGATTGACTGCCCTATGCAGAGTTTTGAGATGGAGCTGATGAAGGAAGCCGTGGCACAAAATGAAGAGATACTGGGACTGGAATCTGTAGCCGACCAAATGAATGTGTTTGATGCGATACCTTACAAAGACCAAATGAATGAGCTGGTGAAAACTGCCAAAGGCGGCATTAATAAAGACAAAAAAGAATTTGCAAAACTTATGGCTGTGTATCAAAGCAAAGATATTGAAGGCATGCACAAACTGATGGATGAAAGCGAGAACAAAATGTACTCGAAGTTTGAAGATGTAATGCTTGATAACCGCAATAAAAAATGGATACCGGTGATTGAGGCGGCAGCAAAAAGACACCTACTTTCTTTGCTGTCGGCGCGGCACACCTGGCCGGAGATAACGGCGTGA